GCAAAGTCGCGCCTTCCTCGACACCGAGATCGACATAGCTCTTCACCCGGTCGAGCTGCTTCTGCGACACCACCGGACCCATCATATGCTCGGGATTGTCGAAATCGCCCCAATTGTCGCCGAAACCGGCATAGGCCTGTTTGAGGATCGCCTTGGCTTCCTCGTAACGGCTCTTAGGGACGAGCAGGCGCGACTGCACCGCGCAGCCTTGCCCCGCGTGGAAGATCAGGATCGACTGGGCGACTTCCATCGCGAAATTGGGCGCGTCGTCGAGCACGATCTTGGCCGATTTGCCGCCGAGTTCGAGGAAGACGCGCTTCAACGTCGGCGCACCATTCGCCATGATCGCCTTGCCGACGCCGGTCGAGCCGGTAAAGCTGACCAGATCGACACGCTTGTCCTTGGTGAGCATTTCGCCCGCCATTGCCGGGTCCGATCCCGTGACGACGTTGAGCACGCCCTTGGGGAAACCCGCCTGCTCGGCCAGCTCGCCGAAGATCGCGCCCATGCCCGGCGTATCGGGTGCGGGCTTTAGGATGACGGTGCAGCCCGCGAGCAGCGCCGAAACCACCTTGCCGACATTGACGTAGAGCGGAACGTTCCACGGCGTGATCGCCGCGACGACGCCGACCGGTTCGAAGAACACCTTGCGGTCGCTCTTATACCCTTCGGGGCCGGCGATCCCGTAGTCCTTCTCCCACGTCACCTTGGGGAAGAGATCGATCAGATCCTTGTAGCAGCCCATCGCCATGCCGACATGCGCGCGCTGCACCGCGCCCATCGCCGCGCCCGCCTCGACCCGCGCAAGCATGTTGAGCCGCTCCATATTCTGCGCGAGAAGACCGAACAGCTTCTGCACCAGGCCGTAGCGCAGTTCCTTATTGGTCGACCAGTCGGTCTCGTCGAACGCGCGCCGCGCCGCGGCGATCGCCGCTTCGACATCTTCGGCCGACGCGTCGGCGGCCTGCCCGGCGACGCCCGCCGTCCAGGGATTGATCACGTCATAGGTCTTGCCGCCCGCGGCGCCGCGAACTTCGCCGTCGATGTACAGCTTCGCTTCGGGAAGCGTCACATCGGCCTTGGTGTCGGTTACGGTTTCCATGTCATCATCCTCTTTCAGGCGCGCTCGAACGCGGCGCGCCGATCGGTTGCAATTCCTATCGATCCCCGCCCAGCAGGTTATCGGCATTGGCGGCATGCGCCGCCGCCACATAGCCCCATGTGAAGGCGGGACCGATGCTGCTGCCCGGGCCGGGGCTGGTACGCCCCATCACCGACGCGGTGGAGGTGCCGGTGGCATAAAGACCGTCGATCGCATTCCCGTCGCCGTCGAGCACGCGTGCACTGGTATCGGTGACGATCCCGCCGAACGTATCGACATCGCCGGGATAGACGGGGATCGCGTAGAACGGCCCCTGTTCGATCGCGCCCAGCGTCGGCGCGTCGGAATCCTGATCGCCCAGCCAGCGCTCGTTCAATCGCTTGCCGCGCCCGAAATCCTCGTCCTCGCCTTGCTTGGCGAGCGCATTGAAGCGCGCCACCGTCGAGGCAAGAATGCTGGGGTCGATACCGCAGGCATCGGCAAGCGCATTGATCGTCTCACCGGTCTTGAGGAAGCCGCTTTCGGTCCATTCGGCTGGCTTTTTCGCACCGGCGCGCGACCCGGCGAGCATATATTTGCCGATATACTGGCTATCCATGATCAGCCAGCTCGGCACGGCGGGCGTCTTCTTGTGATGCGCGAGCATCGCCGCGCAGATATCCATATAGCAGCCCGCTTCGGACATGTAGCGCTTGCCCGACTGATCGATCACGATGCCGTGCGGCTTGGCGATGTCGCCATGCACGCTCGCCGCGCCCTTGCCGGGCACAATCGTCGTCGGATGGCAGACTCGCGCGTCCATCTGCGCCAGCGCGGCGCCGTGCTTGGCGGCGACTTCGATCATCTCGCCATTTTCGCCCTTGGGCGCCAGCGTCCAGTCCTTCGACGTGCCGGGGATATACCGGTCGCGCATCGCCTGGTTCTGAACGAAGCCGCCCGCCGCGATCAGCACGCCCAGTTTGGCGCCGATGCGCTTGCCGCCGGTGATCACGCCGGTCGCGCGGCCGCCTTCGACCAGGATCTCCTCGACCGGGGTTTCGAGCCGCACCTGCGCCCCGGCCTGGAGCGCGTGGTACAGCATCTGTGCCTGCAGCGCATTGCCCGCCGTCACCAGATGCTTGCCGGTGAGGCGGCTGCCGACGGTGCGCAGCAGCACCTTGACCAAAGTCTTGCGCGCCTGCTTGTTCGCCTTCAGCCGCGGCAGCATCATCGCTTCGTCGAGATTCGCCGGGATCGGCAGGAAGCCCGGGCGCAGCTTCTTTTCCCACGGCCCCAGCTTCTTCGCGTCGAACAGCTGCGAGACGACCGTGCGCCCTTCGTTCACCACGCCGGGCAAATCGTCATAATAATCGGGGTAGAAAGGAACCCGCCGGAAGGCGAGCCCCTGCCCGATCAGGAATTCCAGCATGCGCGGCGCCTGCTCGACGAAGGTCCGTCGCCGCTCGGCCGTCGCGCCGGGCGCATCCGTGTCTCCGCCGATCAGCGCGTCGAGATAGGCGAGCGCGTCGTCATGGCTGTCCTGAATCCCCGCTTCGGCAAGAAAGCGGTTGTTGGGAATCCACATCACGCCACCCGAGGCGGCAGTGACACCCCCGGCATATTCGCTTTTTTCGAGGACGAGCACCGATTTGCCGAGCGAGGCCATGACGAGCGCGGCGCAAAGACCGCCCCCGCCACTGCCGACCACGACGAAATCGAACTGTTCGTCCATGCGCGCTCAGTCCTTCTGCGGCGCGCGGTGCGCGTGCAACGTCATCAGCCCGGCATGAAGATCGCCCGGCAGGTCGATCAGCGCCGCAAAGGCGTCGGTCACAGAGCGGAAATGCGTGATCGGCCGCTCGCGCAGATTGACGCCCGCCGCCATCGCCTTCTGCGCGAATTTCATCGCGACTTCGGGCGCCAGGTCGAAGGTCTTGTCCTCGTCGAACATCTGGCCCGCGCGCACCGTCGACACGCGGATGCCGAGCGGCTCGAGCTCCTGGTCCATCGACTTGCTGAACCGTTCGATGCCCGCCTTGGTCGATTGATAGACCGACAGCATCGGGAAGTTCATGTCGACCGATTCGCTACTGAGATTGATGATCTGGCCGCCGGCTTCCATCATCGGCACCGCCGAGCGCGTGCACAGCATCGTGCCGCCCAGATTGATCGTCACGGCCTGCAGGATCTGGTCATCGGTAGCTTCGGTGATCTCGAACGGTACGAACACCGCCGCATTGTTGATCAGCACGTCGATCGTCGGATGCGTCTCGGCGATCTTCGCGAAAGCGTTGCGCACCGATTCGGGCACCGCCACGTCGCATTCGACCGGCAGCGCCGCATCGCCCAACTCGTCGGCAAGCGTCTTCAGCTTCGAAAAGGTGCGGCCGAGCAGCACGACCTTGTGGCCGTCGGCAACGAACCGGCGCGCGAGCGCGCGACCCAGACCAATACCCGCACCGGTAATGACAATCTTCTTGGACACGTCCATCTCCATCAATAGCGCTCACGCCTCTGGCGGGCGCGATGCGACTGCTTCTCTAAAGGTTCGCCCGCGCACCGCGCGAGGACAAGAGCAGCGCGCATCGTACCCGCGATACTTGGGTTACTCCTTGCCCGGATAGACCGACAGGTCGCCGGCATAGGCGATCCCGCCCGGCCAGAATTCGCTGCCGCTGACCTTCCCGAAATAATGCACGGTGCGCGCGAACGAGCCCGAATCCGAACGCGGCTCCATCGCAATGCCGCTCGGGCTCTTGCCCTGCGCGCGATCGCTGAAATCCTTGACGGTGAAAGCGAGGTCATCGGTCTGCTGCGCGCAGAGGACGAGTTGGTCGCCCGGGCAATAGCGGCGCGGCTCGACCTGCGTCTCTGTCAGCTGCCCGCGCTTCATCGCGACATGGCCGGGAACGTTGGTCACTTCGACGCTGTGCACCTCGTCATACCATTTGTCATATTCCTCCTTACGCCCGGCGACATAGTTGGCGAGGATGATGCTGACGCCCGAAAACGGCTTGTCCTGCTGCCAGTTGGGGCTGCCCTTCCAGTCCGAGCGCATCGCATAGGAATAGAGCCGCTCGGTCTCGCCGGTATCGTCGATCAGCCCGGCGTCGCGCGCATCGGCGATCAGCGGGCCGAGCGCGGGAATGTCGATCTTCGGATCGGGCAGGTCGAAATCATAGACGCTGAGGAATTTCCACGGCTGCGGAATGAAGGACATGATCTGCGCGGGCGTGACTTCATAGCGCTCGGCGCCCTGAAAGCCACGCAGCCACGATACCGCCTCGCGATGCGGCCCGTCGAACCATGCGGCATATTCCGCCTCGCGCGCTTCGGGCACGTTGTGGAGGTGAATGGTGGTGACGAGCGCCATGATCTCTCCTGAAGATATCGCTGTTTTCGCGGTTGGCGCGCCGCCGCGAAGGCACCGCGCGGGAGGTTCATTACATGGCCGGGCCGCCGGGTCGAGTTCGCCCCCCGCAAAGCGGCGCGTGCTATCGCACGAGCGATACCTCTGGCGCAGCGACGGCAGGTGCGCCACAAACGGGCTCAGCGGCGCTAAGCATTTGCGCGAAGACGGCGACCGCATCGCAAACGCGGCGCGCGAATGACTGCGAAGGAAAGACGATATGGCTACTGAAGTGCTGCTCCCGAAGATCGGTTTCTCGATGACCGAG
This genomic interval from Sphingosinithalassobacter tenebrarum contains the following:
- a CDS encoding aldehyde dehydrogenase family protein: METVTDTKADVTLPEAKLYIDGEVRGAAGGKTYDVINPWTAGVAGQAADASAEDVEAAIAAARRAFDETDWSTNKELRYGLVQKLFGLLAQNMERLNMLARVEAGAAMGAVQRAHVGMAMGCYKDLIDLFPKVTWEKDYGIAGPEGYKSDRKVFFEPVGVVAAITPWNVPLYVNVGKVVSALLAGCTVILKPAPDTPGMGAIFGELAEQAGFPKGVLNVVTGSDPAMAGEMLTKDKRVDLVSFTGSTGVGKAIMANGAPTLKRVFLELGGKSAKIVLDDAPNFAMEVAQSILIFHAGQGCAVQSRLLVPKSRYEEAKAILKQAYAGFGDNWGDFDNPEHMMGPVVSQKQLDRVKSYVDLGVEEGATLLHGGNLRPDKGNGFFIEPTCFVDVTNDMRIAQEEIFGPVLVVIPFEDDDDAVRIANDSDYGLSGGVSSGDVDRAVALARRIRTGSVSINGGLCIAGDLPFGGVKGSGMGREWGVEGIEEFLESKAIAIKV
- a CDS encoding FAD-dependent oxidoreductase, with the protein product MDEQFDFVVVGSGGGGLCAALVMASLGKSVLVLEKSEYAGGVTAASGGVMWIPNNRFLAEAGIQDSHDDALAYLDALIGGDTDAPGATAERRRTFVEQAPRMLEFLIGQGLAFRRVPFYPDYYDDLPGVVNEGRTVVSQLFDAKKLGPWEKKLRPGFLPIPANLDEAMMLPRLKANKQARKTLVKVLLRTVGSRLTGKHLVTAGNALQAQMLYHALQAGAQVRLETPVEEILVEGGRATGVITGGKRIGAKLGVLIAAGGFVQNQAMRDRYIPGTSKDWTLAPKGENGEMIEVAAKHGAALAQMDARVCHPTTIVPGKGAASVHGDIAKPHGIVIDQSGKRYMSEAGCYMDICAAMLAHHKKTPAVPSWLIMDSQYIGKYMLAGSRAGAKKPAEWTESGFLKTGETINALADACGIDPSILASTVARFNALAKQGEDEDFGRGKRLNERWLGDQDSDAPTLGAIEQGPFYAIPVYPGDVDTFGGIVTDTSARVLDGDGNAIDGLYATGTSTASVMGRTSPGPGSSIGPAFTWGYVAAAHAANADNLLGGDR
- a CDS encoding SDR family oxidoreductase; this encodes MSKKIVITGAGIGLGRALARRFVADGHKVVLLGRTFSKLKTLADELGDAALPVECDVAVPESVRNAFAKIAETHPTIDVLINNAAVFVPFEITEATDDQILQAVTINLGGTMLCTRSAVPMMEAGGQIINLSSESVDMNFPMLSVYQSTKAGIERFSKSMDQELEPLGIRVSTVRAGQMFDEDKTFDLAPEVAMKFAQKAMAAGVNLRERPITHFRSVTDAFAALIDLPGDLHAGLMTLHAHRAPQKD